Below is a genomic region from Lutra lutra chromosome 18, mLutLut1.2, whole genome shotgun sequence.
GGAAACCGCGGGGGTTAAGGACGTCGGACACTATTAAGTTCTGAGTTGTTTCCTTGGTGCCCTACACGTACTTGGGTTGGCTtcgccctcccccagcctgggcacCGGCCCTGCAGGCGACCCCGTTGGGACATTGGGTGCCCCCAGCAGAGGCCGGTGCTGACGTGTATGTGACGGACCATCACGGGACCCTGCCGGCCGTGCATTCACGCGTCCCGGAGAAGCGCCCCAGGCCGTCGTCACTCCGTCCCTGTCGAGGAGGGCTGTTCCAGGCGCGCCACGGCCGCCTTTCATGGGGCCGCGCGTGGGGGGGGTGTCAGAGCCTCGCCCGCCCGCGCTCAGTGAGCTGCCTCCGCTGCGGGCTTCACGGCTTCTCTCCGGCTGTGCCCGGGGCTCGCCACGGCCGTTTGCTGGCGCCCCGTGCGCTCACCGGCCCGTCCTGCAAACCCCTCACCGGCCGCCGGCGCTCCTCTCACATTGGTCTGCGTCCGTGTTCCTTCCGCTCTTGGAGCTGATTTAAGGCCATTTGGAAGTCTCCTAAGTCCAGCGTCCGGCTGCTCCCGGGAGGGTTCTGTCCCCCTTCCCTTGGGCGCAGCCACGCTGTCTTGGTGCCCCGTGTGAACCAGGACACCCGGGCGGGCGCTGGGTGCAGAACTGGGTCCGTGCTCGGTCATCGGCCCCCTCTGTGCTCCAGAGCCTTCCGCAAGGCTGGGTCCCCTGgcttctggctctctgcctggcgcCCGCGCTCCCATGCCCGGGGCTGCTCATCCCGCGGGCGCATCCGCCCGCCCCTCGCCGCACTCAGCCCGTCTGCTCTCTTCCAGGGCCCGTGCACCTCTTCAGGCTTTCCGGCAAGTGCTTCAGCCTGCTGGAGTCTACGTGAGTGAGCTGGGTGCCGGCGGGGGCGGCCGGCGGGACCCCCCTGACGCGCCTGTGCCCCCAGGTACAAGTACGAGTTCTGCCCGTTCCACAACGTGACACAGCACGAGCAGACCTTCCGTTGGAACGCCTACAGCGGGATCCTGGGGTGAGCAGGGGGCCCTGGGCCCCGGGCCGGCGCCCCACACTCCCGCCCCGCCTCATGCGCTCCGTTCGCCCTTAGCATCTGGCACGAGTGGGAAATCGTCAACAGCACCTTCCGGGCCATGTGGATGCGCGACGGCGACTCGTGCCGCACCCGGAGCCGGCAGAGCAAGGTGGGACCATGGGGAAGGGCCCGAGGGTgcgggcaccccccccccccagcctgccCACCAGCTGTCCCCGCAGGTGGAGCTGACCTGCGGAAAAAGCCACCGCCTGGCCCACGTGTCCGAGCCGAGCACCTGCGTCTACGCGCTGACGTTCGAGACGCCTCTGGTGTGCCACCCACACTCATTGTTAGGTAGGACCCCTGGCCGGCTGGGCAGCGGCGGGAGGCCGAGGAGTGCGGCTCAGCCGGCTTCTGTTGGACCCTAGTGTACCCCGTGCTGCCCCCGGCCCTGCAGCGGCGCTGGGACCAGGCGGAGCAGGACCTAGCCGACGAGCTCATCACGGTGCAGGTGAGGTGTGGGGCGGGCACCCCTCCCTGGGGCACAGCGCAGCTCGGAGCTGGCTGTTCCCTCCTCCCCCGTCCCCAGGGCTACAGCAAGGTGCTCCGGGCACTCTTTGAGGACGCTGGCTACCTACGGCCCCTAGAAGAAGGGGAGTCGGCGCGGGAAGGAGCGGTCAAGGACCCGGTGTTCCAGACCTTAGAGAGCTGCAGTGAGGTAGGGACGGGGCAGGGCGCCCAGCCCCGAGATGGCCCCCAGTACGGGGCCGCATCCCTGCCCTCGGGGCTCGTCTGTCGCAGGCACACAGAGAGCTGGCGAAGGAGCTGCGGAGACTGCAGAGCGCGCTGACGCAGCACGGCCTCTCCTACGCCAGCCCCGAGGGTGAGTCCTGCCCCGTGCGGGGCCCTGGCCCCCTGGGGCCCTGCGGc
It encodes:
- the GNPTG gene encoding N-acetylglucosamine-1-phosphotransferase subunit gamma isoform X1, whose product is MAAGLAGFLLLLGLAARGPAPAAAAKMKVVEEPNAFGLNNPFLPQTSRLQPKKDPSPVSGPVHLFRLSGKCFSLLESTYKYEFCPFHNVTQHEQTFRWNAYSGILGIWHEWEIVNSTFRAMWMRDGDSCRTRSRQSKVELTCGKSHRLAHVSEPSTCVYALTFETPLVCHPHSLLVYPVLPPALQRRWDQAEQDLADELITVQVRCGAGTPPWGTAQLGAGCSLLPRPQGYSKVLRALFEDAGYLRPLEEGESAREGAVKDPVFQTLESCSEAHRELAKELRRLQSALTQHGLSYASPEGTPSSEHVGPKTPTDGTAEWLRGDPGLRGNTL
- the GNPTG gene encoding N-acetylglucosamine-1-phosphotransferase subunit gamma isoform X2 — encoded protein: MAAGLAGFLLLLGLAARGPAPAAAAKMKVVEEPNAFGLNNPFLPQTSRLQPKKDPSPVSGPVHLFRLSGKCFSLLESTYKYEFCPFHNVTQHEQTFRWNAYSGILGIWHEWEIVNSTFRAMWMRDGDSCRTRSRQSKVELTCGKSHRLAHVSEPSTCVYALTFETPLVCHPHSLLVYPVLPPALQRRWDQAEQDLADELITVQGYSKVLRALFEDAGYLRPLEEGESAREGAVKDPVFQTLESCSEAHRELAKELRRLQSALTQHGLSYASPEGTPSSEHVGPKTPTDGTAEWLRGDPGLRGNTL